One part of the Leclercia sp. LSNIH1 genome encodes these proteins:
- the gspL gene encoding type II secretion system protein GspL, with protein MKKILFVRPDSREDGTIAWCESGSQQVNTLHGMAALSTLADHPLASRVCLLLPAGETIFRHFSLPKKGLSAQATPFSWMAEETLIGDVDDLHWTVLSKKGEEVDAVAIEGRRLRNWLTRFEQAGLKVVQALPDAWLLPVVEGGSTLVALDESYWLRFSPASACEADASLLPLLMAKSQPGMVRCYGEAPAGIAVDESLPWQHPLVLIQPQWQNCRANVLHGEFHPRGAQGGASKGMKGAMVALALLSVGLLLGPRLAMALLLVHQENQLQQEIATVYQYHFPSLRQQSNIKYHFGQNLKKVNKGVFLQMADLNKAKQAVPGIEINLLDYDGAQNRWTLSASSQNSASLQAFIQQSSADFNFSLQPVSTAAPFTAMITGKHK; from the coding sequence ATGAAAAAGATACTTTTTGTACGTCCCGACAGCCGCGAGGACGGGACCATTGCATGGTGCGAATCCGGGAGCCAGCAGGTCAATACGCTCCACGGCATGGCGGCCCTGTCGACGCTTGCGGACCATCCGCTGGCGTCGCGCGTCTGTCTGCTGTTACCCGCCGGTGAGACGATCTTCCGCCACTTCTCCCTGCCAAAGAAAGGGCTCAGCGCCCAGGCGACGCCATTCTCGTGGATGGCCGAGGAGACGCTGATCGGTGACGTCGATGACCTGCACTGGACGGTGTTGAGCAAAAAAGGAGAGGAAGTGGATGCTGTCGCCATTGAGGGTCGGCGCTTGCGCAACTGGCTCACCCGCTTTGAGCAGGCCGGGCTGAAGGTCGTTCAGGCCCTGCCTGACGCCTGGCTGCTGCCGGTCGTGGAAGGCGGAAGCACGCTGGTTGCGCTGGATGAGAGCTACTGGCTGCGCTTTTCACCGGCCAGCGCCTGTGAAGCCGACGCCTCGCTGCTGCCGCTGCTGATGGCGAAATCTCAGCCGGGGATGGTGCGCTGCTATGGCGAGGCGCCTGCCGGAATTGCGGTGGATGAATCCTTACCCTGGCAGCACCCGTTAGTGCTGATCCAGCCGCAGTGGCAGAACTGCCGGGCCAATGTGCTGCACGGTGAGTTTCATCCCCGCGGCGCCCAGGGCGGTGCCTCCAAAGGCATGAAAGGGGCAATGGTTGCCCTGGCGCTGCTCAGCGTCGGATTGCTGCTGGGGCCGAGACTGGCGATGGCCCTGCTGCTGGTGCACCAGGAAAACCAGCTGCAACAGGAGATCGCCACGGTCTATCAGTATCATTTCCCCAGCCTTCGCCAGCAAAGCAATATTAAGTATCACTTTGGTCAGAACCTGAAGAAGGTTAACAAAGGCGTCTTTCTGCAAATGGCAGATCTGAACAAAGCGAAGCAGGCGGTTCCGGGTATAGAAATTAACCTGCTGGATTATGACGGTGCGCAAAACCGCTGGACGCTCAGCGCCAGCAGCCAGAACAGCGCATCGCTGCAGGCGTTCATTCAGCAGAGCAGTGCGGATTTCAACTTTTCGCTGCAGCCGGTTTCAACGGCCGCGCCCTTTACCGCCATGATCACGGGGAAACACAAATGA
- the gspM gene encoding type II secretion system protein GspM, whose amino-acid sequence MKERVAQLKARYQNYSAREKVLMKFCAAALGCAVVYYGGMVPLDNMIKNSQSTLKRQRDTLNWMRSEIDKNHLQVQQLTTDNPRSMVENSAKQIKLPLNDVRQEGQTLSFIVPRMEINELKNWLREINATSGIKLEKIKLTPVDHQRDVRAEIQLSWKKTA is encoded by the coding sequence ATGAAAGAGCGTGTCGCACAGCTTAAAGCGCGGTATCAGAATTACTCTGCCCGTGAAAAGGTGCTGATGAAATTCTGTGCCGCGGCGCTGGGCTGCGCCGTCGTCTATTACGGCGGCATGGTTCCGCTGGATAATATGATTAAAAATAGCCAGTCAACGCTGAAGCGCCAGAGAGATACCCTTAACTGGATGCGTAGCGAAATCGATAAAAACCATCTCCAGGTGCAGCAATTAACAACCGACAATCCGCGTAGCATGGTGGAAAACAGCGCAAAGCAAATAAAGCTGCCGCTAAATGATGTGCGTCAGGAGGGGCAGACGTTATCGTTTATTGTGCCCCGGATGGAGATCAATGAGCTGAAGAACTGGTTGCGCGAAATTAACGCCACCTCAGGGATCAAACTGGAGAAAATAAAGCTGACTCCTGTCGACCACCAGCGTGACGTCAGGGCAGAGATCCAGCTTAGCTGGAAAAAAACGGCATGA
- a CDS encoding prepilin peptidase, producing the protein MTAFVLFRESSPGLFSLMSAVFGAIIGSFLGVVAERIPPMLLEDEAGINLLVPGSHCPACQHDLAWWQNIPLVSWLALRGRCHYCGSAIPLRLWLLEAFTFLFFGTTAWSMPDLAGLFSLWLLSAFLLPLALIDGRHLLLPDCLTQPLLWAGLLVHLISPTLPLRDAIIGAVAGYLSLWLVYWTFRLITGREGLGYGDFKLLAALGAWCGWQALPDVLLLASLTGIAGHLLFIKADQKAAHIPFGPALAAGGVITFILQNYSLIP; encoded by the coding sequence ATGACGGCTTTCGTCCTGTTCAGAGAGAGCAGCCCGGGCCTGTTCAGCCTGATGAGCGCCGTTTTTGGCGCAATTATCGGCAGCTTTCTCGGCGTGGTAGCAGAGCGGATCCCGCCGATGCTGCTTGAAGATGAGGCCGGGATTAACTTACTCGTTCCGGGCTCGCACTGCCCGGCATGCCAGCATGATTTAGCCTGGTGGCAAAATATCCCACTGGTAAGCTGGTTGGCGCTACGCGGGCGCTGCCACTACTGCGGCAGCGCTATCCCGTTGCGTTTATGGTTACTTGAAGCCTTTACCTTCCTCTTTTTTGGCACCACCGCCTGGTCTATGCCAGACCTTGCCGGGCTCTTTTCCCTCTGGCTGTTGAGCGCCTTTTTGCTGCCGCTCGCCCTCATCGATGGGCGGCATCTGCTGCTGCCGGACTGCCTGACACAACCGCTGCTGTGGGCCGGGCTGCTGGTCCACCTTATCAGCCCGACGCTGCCCCTGCGCGATGCCATTATCGGCGCCGTGGCGGGCTACCTCTCTCTCTGGCTTGTCTACTGGACGTTTCGCCTGATAACCGGTCGCGAAGGTCTGGGTTACGGTGATTTCAAGCTGCTGGCCGCGCTGGGCGCCTGGTGCGGCTGGCAGGCGCTGCCTGATGTACTGTTACTGGCGTCGTTAACCGGCATTGCCGGACATCTCCTCTTTATTAAAGCGGATCAAAAAGCCGCGCACATTCCTTTTGGCCCGGCACTGGCGGCCGGAGGCGTTATTACCTTTATTTTGCAAAATTATTCACTCATCCCCTAA
- a CDS encoding glycosyl hydrolase family 18 protein translates to MNFFKPKYLALFVAAATSPVFAAVPGVPSLTSGNDKFAIVEVDQAAQDYNSLVKVHDGADVKVEWNVWSGDAPTSAKVLLDGKEVWSGASGATGSATFKVKKGGRYQEQVQVCNDSGCSTSASKLIIVADTDGSHLLPLNTTLHENNKAFAKHTDKVVAAYFPEWGVYDRNFTVDKIPVANLNHILYGFIPICGGDGINDSAKSSGALESLKRACAGRQDYTVAIHDPWAALQKPQQGVTGWDEPYKGNYGQLMAMKKANPNLKILPSVGGWTLSDPFFQMDNKVLRDRFVGSVKEFLKTWKVFDGVDIDWEFPGGGGENAKLGNPQTDKATYTALMHDLRAMLNELSAETGRTYELTTAIGAGRDKIEDVDYTTAQQYIDHIFLMSYDYYGAWSNTELGHQAALYGASWKPDTNYTTDNAVKAMLDQKVQPGKIVVGAAMYGRGWTGVHGYTGDNPFTGTATGAIPGTWEAGIIDYRVIANQMKGKPGWEYKYDSAAEAPYLFNKATGELVSYDDARSVAAKGKYVLDKNLGGLFAWSIESDNGDILNAMNESLLGNGSSSDEPANTNHAPVATAADQTVTGPVTVTLDGSASSDQDGDALTYKWTQISGTAVNIANSTSAKATFSVPAVTSDHTLAFRLTVTDTKGLSSTVNVQVVNKAPKANQAPVVNPMQAVTLEAGQTQSLHVQASDPDGDALTYSWSVPAEMNATGINTSSVRITAPEVTSESSYSLSVVVGDGKESVHSTVQVNVTPKASEPADDVTPPADDVTPPADEDTPPSDEGATGSCDKPVDANASKYAAWSSSKVYNTGDTVSFDHLVWKAKYWTQGNQPGFGEGAWELVSKVKFSWQPEMVYNGGDTTTYEGFVYRAKWWTRGDNPANSDVWVKEGAAADCK, encoded by the coding sequence ATGAATTTCTTTAAGCCTAAATACCTGGCGCTTTTTGTTGCAGCGGCAACCAGCCCTGTATTTGCAGCCGTTCCAGGTGTGCCATCATTGACCAGCGGCAACGACAAGTTTGCTATTGTTGAAGTTGACCAGGCCGCGCAGGACTATAACTCTCTGGTAAAAGTTCACGATGGCGCAGACGTTAAAGTTGAGTGGAATGTCTGGAGTGGTGATGCTCCAACCTCGGCAAAAGTGCTGCTGGATGGTAAGGAAGTCTGGTCTGGCGCGAGCGGCGCGACAGGCTCCGCCACCTTTAAGGTGAAAAAAGGGGGCCGTTACCAGGAGCAGGTTCAGGTATGTAATGACAGCGGCTGTAGCACCAGCGCCAGCAAACTGATCATTGTGGCGGATACCGACGGTAGCCACCTGCTGCCATTAAACACCACGCTTCATGAGAACAACAAAGCGTTCGCCAAACATACCGATAAAGTGGTTGCGGCCTATTTCCCTGAGTGGGGCGTATACGACCGTAACTTCACCGTGGATAAAATCCCGGTTGCCAACCTGAACCACATTCTTTACGGCTTCATTCCAATTTGCGGTGGCGATGGCATTAACGATAGCGCTAAATCTTCCGGCGCGCTGGAATCCCTGAAACGCGCCTGTGCTGGCCGTCAGGACTACACCGTCGCCATTCATGACCCGTGGGCTGCGCTGCAAAAACCACAGCAAGGTGTGACCGGCTGGGACGAACCGTACAAAGGTAACTACGGCCAGCTGATGGCGATGAAAAAAGCCAATCCAAACCTGAAGATCCTGCCTTCTGTGGGCGGCTGGACCCTGTCCGATCCCTTCTTCCAGATGGACAACAAAGTGCTGCGCGACCGTTTCGTCGGCTCAGTTAAAGAGTTCCTGAAAACCTGGAAAGTGTTTGATGGCGTGGATATCGACTGGGAATTCCCGGGCGGCGGCGGCGAGAATGCCAAACTGGGCAACCCGCAGACCGACAAAGCCACCTATACCGCACTGATGCACGATCTGCGCGCCATGCTGAACGAGCTGTCTGCTGAGACTGGCCGTACTTACGAGCTGACCACCGCTATCGGCGCCGGTAGAGATAAGATTGAAGATGTCGATTACACCACTGCACAGCAGTACATCGACCATATCTTCCTGATGAGCTACGACTACTACGGCGCATGGAGTAACACCGAACTGGGTCACCAGGCGGCGCTGTACGGTGCTTCCTGGAAACCAGATACCAACTACACCACCGATAACGCCGTGAAAGCGATGCTGGACCAGAAAGTACAGCCGGGCAAAATCGTAGTGGGTGCGGCAATGTACGGTCGCGGCTGGACCGGCGTACACGGCTACACCGGCGACAATCCATTCACCGGCACCGCGACTGGCGCAATTCCGGGTACCTGGGAAGCGGGTATCATTGACTACCGCGTGATTGCCAATCAGATGAAAGGCAAGCCAGGCTGGGAGTACAAATATGACAGCGCGGCAGAAGCGCCTTACCTGTTCAACAAAGCCACCGGCGAGCTGGTGAGCTATGACGACGCCCGTTCGGTTGCGGCGAAAGGCAAGTACGTACTGGACAAAAACCTCGGCGGTCTGTTCGCATGGTCTATTGAATCCGATAACGGCGATATCCTGAACGCCATGAACGAAAGCCTGTTGGGCAACGGTTCCTCTTCTGACGAGCCAGCGAACACCAACCACGCGCCTGTGGCGACCGCTGCTGACCAGACCGTGACCGGTCCGGTGACCGTCACGCTGGATGGTTCTGCTTCTTCCGACCAGGATGGCGATGCGCTGACCTACAAGTGGACGCAGATTTCCGGAACCGCGGTGAATATCGCGAACAGCACCTCCGCGAAAGCCACCTTTAGCGTTCCGGCTGTGACCAGCGACCATACCCTGGCCTTCCGTCTGACCGTGACCGATACGAAAGGGCTCTCCAGCACCGTGAACGTCCAGGTCGTCAACAAAGCGCCTAAAGCGAACCAGGCTCCGGTGGTTAACCCAATGCAGGCCGTCACCCTGGAAGCGGGTCAGACGCAGTCCCTGCATGTCCAGGCATCCGATCCAGATGGCGATGCGCTGACCTATAGCTGGAGCGTACCGGCAGAGATGAATGCTACCGGTATCAATACCTCAAGCGTGCGCATCACTGCGCCGGAGGTGACCTCCGAGTCCAGCTACTCCCTGAGCGTAGTGGTCGGCGATGGCAAAGAGAGCGTGCACTCAACCGTGCAGGTTAACGTCACGCCAAAAGCGTCTGAGCCAGCCGATGATGTCACGCCGCCTGCGGATGACGTCACGCCACCAGCTGATGAAGATACTCCTCCGTCCGACGAAGGAGCAACCGGTAGCTGTGATAAGCCTGTCGATGCCAACGCCAGCAAATATGCTGCGTGGAGCAGCAGCAAGGTCTACAACACTGGCGATACCGTTAGCTTCGACCATCTGGTCTGGAAAGCTAAGTACTGGACTCAGGGCAACCAGCCTGGCTTTGGCGAGGGAGCATGGGAACTGGTCAGCAAAGTGAAGTTCAGCTGGCAACCCGAAATGGTTTATAACGGCGGCGACACGACCACTTATGAAGGTTTCGTTTACCGTGCGAAGTGGTGGACCCGTGGTGATAACCCAGCCAACAGCGATGTATGGGTGAAAGAAGGCGCAGCAGCAGACTGCAAATAA
- the iagB gene encoding type III secretion system invasion protein IagB, with product MKRVIFLLLLISQGALANCWNSAGKYYHVDPWLLFAIADVESGLNPNAVGYNHDGSRDVGLMQINSTHFAELEKKGIDEYRLITEPCTSIMVGASILSGMINVYGYNWEAVGAYNAELKPENYPQRRIYARKVWAKYQRIKRMSQYR from the coding sequence ATGAAACGCGTTATTTTTCTGTTGTTGTTAATCAGTCAGGGGGCATTAGCCAACTGCTGGAATTCTGCCGGGAAATATTACCATGTCGATCCCTGGTTATTATTTGCCATTGCGGACGTGGAGTCCGGCCTCAATCCGAACGCGGTCGGTTATAACCACGACGGCTCCCGGGATGTCGGTCTGATGCAAATAAATAGTACGCATTTTGCTGAGCTGGAAAAAAAGGGCATTGATGAATACCGGTTAATAACGGAGCCCTGCACCTCTATTATGGTTGGCGCTTCTATTCTCTCCGGCATGATTAACGTTTACGGCTATAACTGGGAGGCGGTCGGCGCCTATAACGCGGAACTGAAACCGGAGAATTATCCCCAGCGCAGGATTTACGCCAGAAAAGTCTGGGCGAAATATCAAAGAATAAAACGGATGTCGCAGTACCGATAG
- a CDS encoding glycoside hydrolase family 19 protein, with product MNKRTLLSILVAGACVAPVMAQANMLKAESSEPYTIKASDLAKKEQALTDFPLMKSVKATIRTLDNALVEQIEPGKATNPDNVKRVESILKESDWEYLFPLRAKEYSYSNFLKAVSKFPALCDTYTDGRDSLAICRKELATMFAHFAQETGGHESWRPEAEWRQALVYVREMGWSEGQKGGYNGECNPDVWQGQTWPCGKDKDGDFLSYFGRGAKQLSYNYNYGPFSEAMFGDVRTLLDKPELVADTWLNLASAIFFFAYPQPPKPSMLQVIDGTWQPNDHDKANGLVPGFGVTTQIINGGVECGGPTEIAQSENRIKYYKEFANYLKVPVPENEVLGCANMKQFDEGGAGALKIYWEQDWGWSADTPDGKTYACQLVGYQTPFSAFKEGDYTKCVQKFFNVNIVNDDGSAVNPSDNTPADNTPADNTPADNTPADNTPADNTPADETPAVTNHAPVAVISGPVGAVDAGAQVSLSAEGSTDEDGNKLTYTWRSQDGQTVSGEDKAVVTFTAPEAATAQQIEVSLTVSDGELSDTTTYLLNVKAKAQTPSGDEGSDTYAAWSANNKYNAGDIVNNHGKLFQCKPFPYSGWCNSTPAYYEPGVGLAWADAWTAL from the coding sequence ATGAATAAAAGGACATTGCTGAGCATTCTGGTCGCGGGGGCGTGTGTTGCGCCAGTAATGGCACAGGCAAACATGCTCAAGGCGGAAAGCAGTGAACCCTACACGATAAAAGCCAGCGATCTGGCAAAAAAAGAGCAGGCGTTAACGGATTTTCCGCTGATGAAGTCGGTCAAGGCGACAATCCGCACCCTGGATAACGCCCTGGTGGAGCAGATTGAGCCGGGTAAGGCGACCAATCCAGATAACGTGAAGCGTGTTGAAAGCATTCTGAAGGAGAGCGACTGGGAGTATCTGTTCCCGCTGCGCGCCAAAGAGTACAGCTACAGCAACTTCCTGAAAGCGGTGAGTAAATTCCCGGCGCTGTGCGATACCTACACCGATGGCCGCGACAGCCTGGCGATTTGCCGTAAAGAGCTGGCGACCATGTTTGCACACTTCGCGCAGGAGACCGGCGGGCATGAATCCTGGCGTCCGGAAGCCGAATGGCGTCAGGCGCTGGTATACGTTCGCGAAATGGGCTGGAGCGAAGGCCAGAAGGGCGGCTATAACGGCGAATGCAACCCGGATGTCTGGCAGGGACAGACCTGGCCGTGCGGCAAAGACAAAGACGGCGATTTCCTGAGCTACTTTGGCCGCGGCGCCAAGCAGCTCTCCTACAACTATAACTACGGTCCGTTCTCGGAAGCGATGTTTGGCGACGTCCGCACGCTGCTGGACAAACCGGAGCTGGTTGCCGACACCTGGCTGAACCTGGCGAGCGCCATCTTCTTCTTCGCCTACCCGCAACCGCCGAAGCCGAGCATGCTGCAGGTCATCGACGGCACCTGGCAGCCAAACGATCACGACAAAGCTAACGGCCTGGTACCGGGCTTCGGCGTGACCACCCAGATCATTAACGGCGGCGTGGAATGTGGCGGCCCGACGGAAATTGCCCAGTCGGAAAACCGGATCAAATACTACAAAGAGTTCGCCAACTACCTGAAAGTGCCGGTTCCGGAAAATGAAGTCCTGGGCTGTGCCAACATGAAGCAGTTTGATGAAGGCGGCGCCGGTGCCCTGAAAATTTACTGGGAACAGGACTGGGGATGGAGCGCAGATACGCCGGACGGCAAAACCTACGCCTGTCAGCTGGTGGGTTATCAGACGCCATTCAGCGCCTTTAAAGAGGGCGATTACACCAAGTGCGTGCAGAAGTTCTTTAACGTGAATATCGTCAATGACGATGGCTCTGCGGTTAACCCGAGCGATAATACGCCTGCGGACAATACCCCGGCAGACAATACGCCAGCGGATAATACTCCGGCTGATAACACCCCGGCTGACAATACGCCAGCAGATGAGACGCCAGCTGTGACTAACCATGCGCCGGTTGCGGTCATTTCCGGCCCGGTTGGGGCGGTTGACGCGGGTGCCCAGGTCTCCCTGAGCGCGGAAGGCTCCACTGACGAAGATGGCAACAAACTGACCTACACCTGGCGTTCCCAGGACGGCCAGACCGTCTCCGGTGAAGACAAGGCGGTAGTGACCTTTACTGCGCCTGAGGCGGCAACGGCTCAGCAGATTGAAGTGAGCCTGACCGTCAGCGATGGCGAGCTGAGCGACACCACGACTTACCTGCTGAACGTGAAAGCGAAAGCGCAGACCCCGTCAGGTGACGAAGGCTCAGACACTTACGCGGCGTGGAGCGCCAACAACAAGTACAACGCAGGGGATATCGTGAACAACCACGGTAAACTCTTCCAGTGCAAGCCGTTCCCGTACAGCGGCTGGTGTAACAGCACCCCGGCTTACTATGAACCAGGCGTAGGCCTGGCATGGGCAGACGCCTGGACCGCGCTTTAA
- a CDS encoding NAD-dependent epimerase/dehydratase family protein, with protein MKVLVTGATSGLGRNAVEFLRNKGVSVRATGRNEAMGKLLQKMGAEFVHADLTELVSSQAKVMLAGIDTLWHCSSFTSPWGTQEAFDLANVRATRRLGEWAVAWGVRNFVHISSPSLYFDYHHHRDIQEDFRPARFACEFARSKAASEEVIDLLAQSNPHTRFTILRPQSLFGPHDKVFIPRLAQMMHHYGSVLLPRGGDALVDMTYYDNAIHAMWLASQRECDGLPSGRAYNITNGEPRSLRSIVQKLIDELNIHCRIRSVPYPMLDIIARSMERLGNKAAKEPMLTHYGVSKLNFDFTLDTQRAESELGYKPLVTLDEGIVRTAAWLRDHGKLHR; from the coding sequence ATGAAGGTACTGGTTACCGGCGCCACCAGCGGCTTAGGCCGCAATGCGGTGGAGTTTTTGCGCAATAAAGGCGTCAGCGTCCGGGCCACCGGTCGTAATGAAGCGATGGGTAAATTGCTGCAAAAAATGGGCGCAGAGTTTGTCCATGCCGACCTGACGGAACTGGTCTCTTCCCAGGCAAAAGTGATGCTGGCCGGAATCGATACGCTGTGGCACTGCTCCAGCTTTACCTCACCCTGGGGAACCCAGGAAGCGTTCGACCTGGCAAACGTGCGCGCCACCCGCCGTCTGGGTGAGTGGGCTGTGGCCTGGGGCGTGCGCAACTTCGTGCATATCTCCTCGCCGTCGCTCTATTTCGACTATCACCACCATCGCGATATCCAGGAAGATTTCCGTCCGGCGCGCTTCGCCTGCGAATTTGCCCGCAGTAAAGCCGCCAGCGAAGAGGTAATCGATCTGCTGGCGCAGTCTAACCCGCATACCCGTTTTACCATTTTGCGTCCGCAGAGCCTGTTTGGCCCGCACGACAAAGTGTTTATTCCGCGCCTGGCGCAGATGATGCACCACTACGGCAGCGTGTTGTTGCCGCGCGGCGGGGATGCGCTGGTGGACATGACCTATTACGACAATGCCATTCATGCCATGTGGCTGGCCAGCCAGCGTGAGTGCGACGGGCTGCCATCCGGCCGGGCATACAACATCACCAACGGCGAGCCACGCTCGCTGCGCAGCATTGTGCAAAAGCTGATCGACGAGCTGAACATTCACTGCCGGATCCGCTCCGTGCCCTACCCGATGCTGGATATTATTGCCCGCAGCATGGAGCGGCTGGGCAATAAGGCTGCCAAAGAGCCGATGCTGACGCACTACGGGGTGTCGAAACTGAACTTTGATTTTACCCTCGATACGCAACGCGCTGAGAGCGAGCTGGGCTATAAGCCGCTGGTGACGCTGGATGAGGGGATTGTGCGCACCGCGGCCTGGCTGCGGGATCACGGGAAGTTACATCGCTAA
- a CDS encoding SDR family oxidoreductase, which produces MPQRILVLGASGYIGQHLVAALSAHGHQVRAAARSIERLQKQALPHVTCHAIDLNWPQTLAALLEGVDTLYYLVHSMGEGGDFIAHERQVAMNVRDVLLEHPVKQIIFLSSLQAPAHEQSDHLRARQLTADILCSAGIPLTELRAGIIVGAGSAAFEVMRDMVYNLPVLTPPRWVRSRTTPIALENLLHYMVELLNHPATQHRVLEAAGPEVLSYQQQFEHFMRVSGRRRPLIPIPFPTRWISVWFLNVITSVPPTIAKALIQGLKHDLLADDRALRNLIPQTLIPFDDAVRNTLKEEEKLVNSSDWGYDAQAFARWRPEYGYYPKQAGCTVKTTASLSALWEVVNQIGGKERYFFGNALWQTRAMMDRLVGHKLAKGRPAAPYLQTGDTVDSWKVIIVEPEKQLALLFGMKAPGLGRLCFTLKDKGDHRELDVRAWWHPHGMPGLFYWLLMIPAHLFIFRGMARRIVFLAEQNREKE; this is translated from the coding sequence GTGCCGCAACGTATTCTGGTGCTGGGTGCCAGCGGGTATATCGGTCAACATCTGGTGGCCGCCCTGAGCGCACACGGGCATCAGGTACGGGCTGCGGCACGCAGCATTGAGCGTCTGCAAAAGCAGGCCCTGCCCCACGTCACCTGCCATGCTATCGACCTCAACTGGCCGCAGACGCTGGCGGCGCTGCTGGAGGGGGTGGATACCCTTTACTATCTGGTACACAGCATGGGCGAAGGGGGTGACTTTATCGCCCACGAGCGCCAGGTGGCGATGAACGTGCGCGACGTGCTGCTGGAACACCCGGTTAAGCAGATTATCTTTCTCAGTTCGTTACAGGCACCGGCGCATGAGCAGTCCGACCATCTGCGCGCCCGGCAACTTACCGCCGATATTCTGTGCAGCGCCGGGATCCCGCTTACCGAACTGCGGGCCGGGATCATCGTTGGCGCCGGTTCTGCCGCCTTCGAAGTGATGCGCGATATGGTCTATAACCTGCCGGTGCTGACCCCGCCGCGCTGGGTCCGCTCCCGCACCACGCCGATTGCGCTGGAGAACCTGCTGCACTATATGGTGGAGCTCCTCAACCACCCGGCCACGCAGCACCGGGTGCTGGAGGCCGCCGGACCCGAGGTGTTGAGCTATCAGCAGCAGTTTGAACATTTTATGCGGGTAAGTGGCCGTCGTCGCCCGCTGATCCCCATTCCTTTCCCGACCCGCTGGATCTCAGTGTGGTTTTTAAATGTGATTACCTCCGTGCCGCCGACCATTGCCAAAGCGTTAATCCAGGGTCTGAAACACGATCTGCTGGCGGACGATCGCGCGCTGCGCAACCTGATCCCGCAAACGCTGATCCCCTTCGATGACGCGGTTCGTAACACGCTGAAAGAAGAGGAGAAGCTGGTGAACTCCAGCGACTGGGGCTACGACGCCCAGGCGTTCGCCCGCTGGCGTCCGGAATATGGTTACTACCCGAAACAGGCCGGATGCACGGTGAAAACCACCGCCAGCCTCAGCGCCCTGTGGGAAGTGGTGAACCAGATCGGCGGTAAAGAGCGCTACTTCTTTGGCAACGCGCTGTGGCAAACCCGGGCGATGATGGATCGGCTCGTCGGGCATAAGCTGGCGAAAGGCCGTCCGGCCGCGCCATATTTGCAAACCGGCGATACCGTTGACAGCTGGAAGGTAATTATCGTTGAACCTGAAAAGCAGCTGGCGCTGCTGTTTGGCATGAAAGCCCCCGGCCTCGGGCGGTTGTGCTTTACGCTCAAGGACAAAGGCGACCACCGGGAGCTGGACGTGCGCGCCTGGTGGCATCCGCACGGCATGCCAGGTCTGTTCTACTGGCTGCTGATGATCCCGGCGCACCTGTTTATCTTCCGGGGAATGGCCCGGCGTATTGTTTTTCTGGCAGAACAAAACAGAGAAAAAGAGTAA